One genomic region from Curtobacterium sp. 9128 encodes:
- a CDS encoding multidrug effflux MFS transporter, with protein MTAPATTGSLTVILHPGDSLSRAQRLVYVFVLGALTALGPFTIDLYLPAFPSLKDQFGVTDGAVQLTLTATTIGFAFGQLLVGPWSDKVGRRLPLIIATTVHIAASICAAMAPNIEVLAVFRVLQGMGAAAGGVVAMATVRDLFGGKPLVRMLSRLAMVNGLAPILAPLIGSQMLRFVSWRGIFVFLACYGLAVVIASILLIVETLPPARRHEAGHSTMGQRYRALFSDRIFVGVALIGAMVFSGLFSYLSASPFLFQDVFGLDAQQYGLLFAVNSVGVVVGVQISSRIAQRVGPQWILACSTATLFLAAVAIIVLDLLGAGLVGVLVPLWFFIAACGFSFPLVQVIGLAAHGKEAGTAASVLGALNFGVAGLISPIVGWLGISQAAPMAAVMACTSAVAIVLLWAVVRPRTVPALTH; from the coding sequence GTGACCGCGCCCGCGACCACTGGTTCGCTCACCGTCATCCTCCACCCGGGAGACTCGCTCTCCCGCGCCCAGCGCCTCGTGTACGTGTTCGTGCTCGGTGCGCTGACCGCGCTCGGGCCGTTCACGATCGACCTGTACCTGCCGGCGTTCCCGTCCCTGAAGGACCAGTTCGGGGTCACCGACGGCGCCGTGCAGCTCACCCTGACCGCGACCACGATCGGCTTCGCGTTCGGCCAGCTGCTCGTCGGCCCGTGGAGCGACAAGGTCGGTCGCCGACTGCCGCTCATCATCGCCACGACGGTGCACATCGCGGCGTCGATCTGCGCGGCGATGGCGCCGAACATCGAGGTGCTCGCCGTCTTCCGCGTGCTGCAGGGCATGGGTGCTGCTGCCGGTGGTGTGGTCGCGATGGCCACCGTCCGCGACCTGTTCGGCGGCAAGCCCCTCGTCCGGATGCTGTCCAGGCTCGCGATGGTGAACGGCCTCGCGCCGATCCTCGCGCCGCTCATCGGTTCCCAGATGCTGCGGTTCGTCAGCTGGCGTGGGATCTTCGTGTTCCTCGCCTGCTACGGCCTGGCCGTCGTGATCGCGTCGATCCTGCTCATCGTGGAGACGCTGCCGCCCGCCCGTCGGCACGAGGCCGGCCACTCGACGATGGGGCAGCGCTACCGCGCCCTGTTCTCCGACCGGATCTTCGTCGGGGTCGCACTCATCGGGGCGATGGTCTTCAGCGGGCTGTTCTCCTACCTCAGCGCGTCGCCGTTCCTGTTCCAGGACGTCTTCGGGTTGGACGCCCAGCAGTACGGGCTGCTCTTCGCGGTCAACTCCGTCGGTGTCGTCGTCGGGGTGCAGATCTCGTCGCGGATCGCGCAGCGCGTCGGACCGCAGTGGATCCTGGCGTGCTCGACCGCGACGCTCTTCCTGGCGGCGGTCGCGATCATCGTGCTCGACCTGCTCGGCGCCGGGCTCGTCGGTGTGCTCGTCCCGCTGTGGTTCTTCATCGCGGCCTGCGGGTTCTCGTTCCCGCTCGTGCAGGTGATCGGCCTGGCCGCCCACGGCAAGGAGGCGGGGACCGCTGCCTCCGTGCTCGGCGCCCTGAACTTCGGGGTCGCCGGGCTCATCTCGCCGATCGTCGGATGGCTCGGCATCTCGCAGGCTGCGCCGATGGCGGCCGTGATGGCGTGCACCTCGGCGGTCGCGATCGTGCTGCTGTGGGCCGTCGTGCGCCCGCGGACGGTGCCGGCGCTCACCCACTGA
- a CDS encoding TetR/AcrR family transcriptional regulator, producing the protein MVDARILHTTAALREAILRLAADRPVSEITVADVTRAAGINRATFYSHAVSPGSLLADVLTPELDRIRDDDAEARRVASDRGASRDELAAITRKGINAVVEHVVTHRDIYGKALPDPNDGSLHRLLVEHFTVSSALHIRELDQATRPELLDDVAAGFVAQGFVGAIEAWLAGPRRARKALVDTITASFPTWWS; encoded by the coding sequence ATGGTGGACGCTCGGATCCTGCACACCACGGCCGCGCTGCGCGAGGCGATCCTCCGGCTCGCCGCCGACCGCCCCGTCTCCGAGATCACGGTGGCCGACGTCACGCGCGCCGCCGGGATCAACCGTGCCACGTTCTACTCACACGCCGTCTCCCCCGGCTCGCTGCTCGCCGACGTGCTCACCCCGGAGCTCGACCGCATCCGCGACGACGACGCCGAGGCGCGCCGGGTCGCCTCCGACCGGGGTGCGAGCCGCGACGAACTCGCCGCGATCACCCGCAAGGGCATCAACGCCGTCGTCGAGCACGTCGTCACGCACCGTGACATCTACGGCAAGGCACTCCCCGACCCGAACGACGGCTCGCTCCACCGGCTGCTCGTCGAGCACTTCACGGTGTCGAGCGCGCTGCACATCCGGGAGCTCGACCAGGCCACGCGCCCGGAGCTCCTCGACGACGTCGCGGCTGGCTTCGTCGCCCAGGGGTTCGTCGGCGCGATCGAGGCCTGGCTCGCCGGGCCCCGACGTGCCCGCAAGGCCCTCGTCGACACCATCACCGCGTCCTTCCCGACGTGGTGGAGCTGA